GGCTgccaaaattcccttttttttttgtccaaattttccttttttcagcccaaattttcccttcctggactaaaattccatttttttaccCCAAACTTCCCATTTGGCTGCCcaaattccctctttttttgacccaaattttcccttcctgcaccaaaattccattttttagGTCCAAAACTTCCCATTTGGCTGCCAAATCTCCCTTTTTTAGCcctaaattttcctttttttgacccaaaatttccccttttttgccccaaattctctctttttccacCCAAACTCCCCCATTTTTTTTGCCCAAACTCCCCTTTTTCATCCCAAATTCCCCTTTTTTACCCAAATCCTCCCTTTTTGGACCcaaattcctcctttttccGGGTCCAAACTCCCCTTTTTTAtccaaaattttcattttttacccCAAATCTCCCCTGGGTTCTGCTCTACGCCTCCCTCACTTCCGGGACTACATTTCCCATCACCCCCTCCTCCGATTTCCGGCACAAACCCCGCCCACTCCCCCTCAGCTCCTGAGGCGACTTCCGGCCGCCGTTTCCCGCCGTGGCCGCCATGTTCCTGCAGTGCTACACCAACGAGCGCGGCGAGCGCGTCTACACCCTGCGGGTACGGGGCGATTTTGGGGCGATTTGGGGCGATTTGGGGAAGTTTAAAGGGGATTTCTGGAGGGGTTCGGGGTTTTTGGGTGTCCCGGGTGCGGTTTGGCAGCGATTCGGGGGAGTTTgagggggattttgggggtgctGTCGGTGTCTCCCTCACCCCGTTCCCCTCACAGAGGATGTCCCCGGACGGGACCCCCACACGCTCGGCTCACCCCGCCCGCTTCTCCCCCGATGATAAATTCTCCCGCCACCGCGTGGCTTTAAAGCGGCGTTTCGGGATTCTGCTCACCCAGCAAAGCCGCCCTGTGCTCTGAGCGAGCCCAGAAATCCCCCCCGGGACCCTCGGAGCGAGGAgagacccccaaaaacccccccGAGAGCCCCGAGAGGAGGTGGAATAAAACCAGAACTGCAACGGCGTGAAAGGAAGGTTTCGAAGAGGAGAAACAATTGAATATTAAAGGATTGAATGCACGAGGGTCTCTTGAGTTTAAATTGGGGCTTTTTGTCCTGATTTGGGGCATTTAGGGAGAGCTTGGGGGGACCCTGAGGGGCGCAAGGGATGATGGGAGTTGTAGGCCCGGGTAGAAGACGGTTTAACGGAGCCGCGGAGCATCACGGGATTTGTAGGCACAGCGCCCGTGACTTCCGGTGTGGCGCGGGGCGTGCTGGGAGATGAAGGCGCTGCTGCAATAGCGCTCTATGGGCGCCGCGGGGCATGACGGGAGTTGTAGGCTGAACGTGACCAAAATGGCTTCGAGCCCAGGTCCCGCCCTAAGCCCCGATCCCCGGCGCTGATTGGTTGAGAGCGATGATGGACGGGAGCCTTGACCAATGGGAGGTGCCGGAGGCGGGAACAGCGCATTTAACATCTCCAGTTCctcccagtacagcccagttcatcccagtacagcccagtaCAACCCCAGTGCCCCTCCAGGCCTTCCCAGTATAGCCCAGTTCatcccagtacagcccagtaCAACCCCAGTGCCCCTCCAGGCCTTCCCAGTATAGCCCAGTTGCTCCCAGTCCCTTTCACAgcattcccagtgtcccccagtaCATCCCAGTCCATTCCAGTATCACTCCCAGTACGCCCCAGTTCACCCCAGTGTCTCCCAGTGCCATTCCCAGTCGGTCCCAGTCCATTCCAGTATCACTCCCAGTctgtcccagttcatcccagtaTCACTCCCAGTACATCCTAGTTCGCCCCAGTGTCTCCCAGTGCCATTCCCAGTATGTCCCAGTCCATTCCAGTATCACTCCCAGTACGTCCCAGTTCGCCCCAGTGTCTTACAGTGCCATTCCCAGTAtgtcccagttcatcccagtaTCACTCCCAGCATGTCCCGTGCCCCCTGCGTGCTCCCAGTAtgtcccagttcatcccagtaTCACTCCCAGTCTGTCCCAGTAGACCCCAGTGTCTCCCAATGCCATTCCCAGTAtgtcccagttcatcccagtgTCTCCCAGTACATCCCAGTGCCATTCCCAGTATGCCCCAGTTCATTCCAGTATCACTCTCAGCATGTCCTGTGCCCCCTGCGTGCTCCCAGTAtgtcccagttcatcccagtaTCACTCCCAGTACGCCCCAGTTCACCCCAGTGCGATTCCCAGTAGgtcccagttcatcccagtaTCACTCCCAGTACGTCCCAGTTCACCCCAGTGtctcccagtgcatcccagtgcCATTCCCAGTATGCCCCAGTTCATCCCAGTATCACTCCCAGTACGTCCCAGTTTGCCCCAGTGTCTCCCAGTGCCACTCCCAGTAtgtcccagttcatcccagtaTCACTCCCAGTATGTCCCAGTTTATCCCAGTGTCTCCCAGTACATCCCAGTGCCATTCCCAGTATgccccagtccatcccagtaTCACTCCCAGCATGTCCTGTGCCCCCTGCGTGCTCCCAGTATGTCCCAGTATCCCTCAGTATCACTCCCAGTACACCCCAGTGTCTCCCAGTGTCTCCCAGTGCCATTCCCAGTctgtcccagttcatcccagtaTCACTCCCAGTCTGTCCCAGTCTCCCCAGTGtctcccagtccatcccagtgccATTCCCAGTCGGTCCCAGTTCATCCCGGTATCACTCCCAGTctgtcccagttcatcccagtaTCACTCCCAGTACGCCCCAGTTCACCCCAGTGtctcccagtgcatcccagtgcCATTCCCAGTATGTCCCAGTTCATCCTAGTATCACTCCCAGTCTGTCCCAGTCTCCCCAATCTGTCTCTGCTCCGGCCACGCCCCTCCCTTGGCCACGCCCCTTTCCTCCTTGACCACGCCCCCTCCCTCGGCCACCTGCCTTTCCTTGGCCACGCCCCTTTCCGTAGCCACGCCCCTCCCTTGGTCACTCGCCTCTTTGGCCACGCCCCTTTCCTTCTTTGGCCACGCCCCTTTCCTTCCTTGGCCACGCCCCCTCCCAGTTCCCCCCCCAGTTCCAGTTCCCCgtggctgctctgggaaggTGAGTGGGGCcccagtaactcccagtaacctcccagtaactcccagtccatcccagtaACCCCCAGTAACTCCCCAGTAACCTCCCAGTAACatcccagtaactcccagtaacctcccagtaactcccagtaactccccagtccctcccagtacctcccagtccatcccagtaactcccagtccatcccagtaACTTCCAGTAACTCCCAGTTTGCCCAGTTCTCTCCCAGTAACTACCATTAACTCCCAGTAATTCCCAGTAACCTCCCAGTAACCACCCAGTAactccccagtccctcccagtctatcccagtccatcccagtaGCTCCCAGTAACCCCTCAGCCCATCCCAGTAACcccccagtccatcccagtaactcccagtcccccccagtcccccccagtccctcccagtccctcccagtctcTCCCAGTTTGCCCAGTTCTCTCCCAGTAGCTCCCAAATTTCCCCCTCAGTCCCTCCCAGTCGGTTCCAGTTCGCACCAGTTTGTCCCAGTCCCACCCTGCTCAGGAATCCCCGTGACTCACCCGGGCCCAGTTCCCGCCCAGTTCATCCCAGTCCCGCCCAGTTTGTCCCAGTCCCCTCCCAGTCCCCTCCCAGTTACCGCCCAGTTCATCCCAGTCCCCTCCCAGTCCCGCCCAGTCTGTCCCAGTCCCCTCCCAGTCCCGCCGAGTCTGTCCCAGTTCCCGCCCAGTTCATCCCAGTCCCCTCCCAGTTCCCGCCCAGTTCATCCCAGTCCCCTCCCAGTCCCGCCCAGTTTGTCCCAGTCCCGCCCAGTCTGTCCCAGTCCCCTCCCAGTCCCGCCGAGTCTGTCCCAGTCCCctcccagttcatcccagtcCCCTCCCAGTCCCGCCCAGTTTGTCCCAGTCCCGCCCAGTCTGTCCCAGTCCCCTCCCAGTCCCGCCGAGTCTGTCCCAGTTCCCGCCCAGTTCATCCCAgtcccctcccagtccctcccagtttgtcccagtccctcccagtttgtcccagttccctcccagtcccccccagtccctcccagtcccctCCCAGTCCCGCCCAGTTTCTCCCAGTCCTGCCCAGTTTGTCCCAGTCCCacccagttccctcccagttcCCCCGCAGTCCCTCCCAGTTAATCCCAGTCCATCTCAGTGCCCTCCCAGTTTATCCCAatcccctcccagtccctcccagtcccctcccagtttatcccagtccctcccagtttatcccagtccctcccagtccctcccccCGGGACCCTCTGGAATTCCCCCCCCAGGGGTCAAAGGTCACGGAATGGAGCGGGAAAGGCTCGGAGCACTGGTGATACTGGGAGGTACTGGGAgagactgggatggactgggatgaactgggatggactgggatgaACTGAGAGGGaactgggatgaactgggagggaactgggacaaactgggagggaactgggatgaactgggagggactgggatggactgggatggactgggatgaactgggatggactgggatgaACTGAGAGGGAACTGGGATAAACTGGGAGTTACTGGGGGGGGGAACTGGGATGGACTTGGAGGGAACTGGAAGGaactgggatgaactgggatggactgggatgaactgggatggactgggagggaAGTAGGTTATACTGGGAGGGGACTGGGAGGGGACTGGGATTAACTGGAatggactgggatggactgggatgaactgggacaaactgggaggaactggggtggactgggatggactgggatggactggggtGGACTGGGATGATTTGGGGCGGTTACTGGGATGAACTGGGCCCAGTGCCTGCCCCAAACTGGTTTAACTGGTGtcccctcccccctcccagTTCTGACCCTGGCGAGAGGGGACCCCCCCGGTGAGTgactgggatgaactgggagggaactgggatgaactgggatgaactgggatggactgggaggaactgggatggactgggagggactgggagggactgggagggactgggacaaactgggagggactgggatggactgggatggactgggagggactgggagggactgggagggactgggagggactgggacaaactgggagggactgggatggactgggtCGTACTGGGATAGCAAATCCGtactggtttatactggtttatactggaTGGGGAAGTCTGtactggtccatactggtcTATACTGGTTTATGGCAGCTTATACTGGGAGGGAAAGTCcatactggtttatactgggaGGAGGGGCCCATACTGGTCcatactggtttatactggtCCATACTGGTTTACACTGGGAGGAGGGGCCcatactggtttatactggtccatactggtcTATACTGGGAGGAGGGGCCCAtactggtccatactggtcTATACTGGGAGGAGGAGCCCATACCGGTCTATACTGGTCTATCCCAGTCCATACTGGTCcatactggtttatactggtccgtactggtttatactgggaGGAGGGGTTCATACCAGTCCATACTGGTCCATACTGGCTTGTACTGGGAGAAGGGTTCCATACTGGTGcatactggtttatactggtCCATAGCAGTCCATACTGGTTTGTACTGGGAGAAGGGTTCCATACTGGTCTATACTGGTCCGTACTGGTCTGtactggtttatactgggaGGAGGGGTCCATACCGGTCTATACTGGTCTATCCCAGTCCATACTGGTCcatactggtttatactggtccatactggtttatactggtccatactggtccatactggtccatactggtttatactggtccatactggtccatactggtttatactggtCTGTACTGGTCCCTCTGAcccttctctccccctccccccacaGATGCCACCAGTCCCTTCCAGTATGGTGAGTGTGGggaactgggagggactgggaatgtcccaaagtgtccccaaggtgtccccaaggtgtccccaaagtgtccccaaggtgtccccagctgtccccaaggTATCTCCaaagtgtccccaggtgtcccaaggtgtccccaaggtgtccccaaagtgtccccagctgtccctaaggtgtccccagctgtccccagggtgtccccagctgtcccagctgtccctgtcccctcccagacTGGTGTCACCTGCGCGTTGGTGGCCTCGTGGTGGCCGCGGTGCTGAGCGTGCTGGGAGTGATCGTCCTGCTGAGTGAGTGCCACCaatgtcacctgtgtcacctgtgtgtcacctgtgtcaccctGAGTGTCACCTGTGTGTCACCCTGAGTGTCACCTCTGTCACCTCCTGTGTCACCTgagtgtcacctgtgtcacctgaGTGTCACTTGTGTGTCACCTGAGTGTCACCtctgtcacctgtgtcacctgaGTGTCACCCCCGTGTCCCTGGTGTCACCCGGGGGTCGCTGATGTCACCTCTGTCCCCTCAGGTGGGAAGTGCAAGTGCCGGAGCAAGGCCAGGTGagacctggggacacctggggacacctggggacactttggggacaTTGAGGGGTTGGGGACATCTGGGGGATTTGGGACATTGGGAAatttggggacactggggacatttGGGACATTgaggggacatttggggacatttggagACACTTTGGGAATTTGGGGACAATTTCGGGAAACTTAGttggggacattttgggattttgggacattttgggatttggggacatttggggacaatGAGGGgttggggacatttggggacattttggggacatttgggtCATtagggacattggggacatttggggggatttggggacattATGGGGATTTGGGACATTTGGGAcatttggggggtttggggacactttggggacaGTTTGGGGACATTCAGGGgttggggacattggggacattggggacattggggacgTCTGGGAGATTGGGGACTTTGGGGACATTattgggatttggggacactttggggacatttggggacattgaGGGGTTGGGGACATTCGGGAcaatttggggacatttggggaaatttggggacactttgggtatttggggacactttggggacaTCAGGGGCATTGGGGACAATTTTGGGACATTTGTGGACATTTTGGGAcattttggggatttggggacattggggacattggggacatttggggacattttgaGGACATTGAGtcattggggacattggggacagtttagggacactggggacatttggggacattgtGGGGAtctggggacactttggggacatttgggcACATTGGGGACTTTGGGGTCATTATTGAGATTTGGGGACACTTCGGGGACATTGAGGGgttggggacatttggggacattttgggtACagtggggacatttggggacattgggggacattggggacatcTGGGAGATTGGGGACATTattgggatttggggacagtttggggacatttggggacatttggggcttggggacattggggacattaAGGACAGTGGGAACATCTGGGAgattggggacatttggggacattaTGGGGATTTGGGAACAGTTTGGGGACATTGAGGCATTGGGGACATAGGGGACAGTTtagggacactggggacatttggggacattggggacatttggggacatttggggacattggggacattggggacatttggggacacttTGAGGATttggggacaccttggggaAGTTCAGGAGTTGGGGACATTTTGGGACAtctggggacatttggggacattggggacactttggggacattgggggCCTTGAGGACATtgtggggatttggggacacgttggggacattggggacatcTGGGGACATTGAGGGATTTGGGACATTGGGgttggggacatttggggacattggggacatttggggacatctGGGAGATTGGGGACATCGGGGacatttggggatttggggacatttggggacatcgGGGGcattggggacatttggggacattggggacatcTGGAAGATTGGGGACATTattgggatttggggacagtttggggacatttggggacatttgggtCATTAGGGACAGTGGGGACATTTGGGGGGATTTGGAGACATTTAGGTCATTGGGGACATTGAGGCtttggggacactttggggacactttggggacaTTGTGGGGTTGGGGACATTCAGGGTcattggggacatttggggacatctGGGAGATTGGGGACTTTGGGGACATTattgggatttggggacactttggggacatttggggacattgaggggttggggacattggggacaatTTGGGAACATTTGGGGAAATTTGGGGGACACTTTGGGTatttggggacactttggggacaTCGGGGGCATTGGGAACaattggggacatttggggacatctggggacattttgggggatttggggacttttgagggatttggggacattttggggacGTTTGGGAACatttggggacacttggggacattgAGGGATTGGGGGACATTGTGGGgttggggacatttggggacctctggggatttggggacacaTTGGGGAAATTCAGGGGTTGGGGACATtctggggacatttggggacattttgggggCTTGGGGGACATTTGGGTCAttggggacactttggggacaTTTGAGGGATTTGGGACATTGGGgttggggacatttggggacatcggggacaccttggggacatTGAGGGGATGGAGACATTGatgacatttggggacattggggacattgtGGGGACATTGTGGGGTTGGGGACATTtgggacattggggacatttggggacattttggggacaTTGTGGGGTTGGGGACATTtgggacattggggacatttggggacattttggggacaTTGAggcattggggacattggggacagtttagggacactggggacattgaGGGATTTGGGACATTGGGgttggggacatttggggacactgATGACATTTGGGGACATCAAGGACACTTTGGGGACATTGAGGGGTTGGGGACATTGATGACATTTGGGGACATCGAGGACACTTTGGGGACATTGAGGGGTTGGTGACATTGAGGGGTTGGGGACATTGATGACATTTGGGGACATCggggacactttggggacaTTGAGGGGTTGGGGACATTGATGACATTTGGGGACATCggggacactttggggacaTTGAGgtgtcccctcctcccctcccccgcagccgccgcccCCCCCcggagctgccacctctgcctgGGCCAGGTGAGTGTCCCCTCCCCCCTTGGGGACATCGGGGACACgaggggacagtgccacccTGACCCCGCCCCGTCTCTCCGCAGGAGCCGCCAGCTCGTGCTGAgctgtccccaagtgtccccaagtgtccccaaatgtccccaaatgtccccaagtgtccccagatgtccccaaatgtccccaaatgtccccgAGAAGGACAAGGAataaaaatggggggaaaaaagagattttggtCATTGGGGGAGGGGTGGGGACACCGAGGGGACAtcggaggggacacggggacagcggggaggggacagtggggcGGTGGTGGCACCAGGAGGGGACACGAGGCCGAGGGTGACAGTGAGGGGTGGTGGCCTTGGGGACATCAGGTTAACGGTGGCCTTGGGGACAttgggtcagtggtggccttggggaCATCGAGGCATTGGAGACACGAGGAGGTGACATTGGGTCAGTGatggtggccctggggacattGGCTCAACAGTGTCACCAGGAGGGGACATTGAGGTGACAGCGGCTTTGGGGACATCACGGTGACAGTGGCCTCAGGGACATCTGGGTGATGGTGGCACCTGAAGGTGACACGAGGCCAAGGGTGACAGTGAAGTGATGGTGGCCTTGGTGACATCGCGGTGACAGTAGccttggggacattggggagATGGTGGCACCAGGAGGTGACACAAGGCCAAGAGTGACACTGAGTCAatggtggccctggggacattGGATCAAtggtggctctggggacagtggggcattggtggcagcaggaggtgacACGAGGCCAAGGGTGACACCGCGGTGACAGTGACTTTGGGGACACTGGGTCAGTGGTGGTTTTGGGGACATCGGGGTGACACTGGCACCAGGAGGTGACATTGACATGATAGTGACCTTGGGGACACCGGGTCACTGGCGGCCATGGGGGACATCGCAGTGACAGTGGCTTTGGGGACATTGGGTCAATGGTGGCCTTGGGGACATCGCAGTGACAGCAGCTTTGGGGACATTAAGGCGATGGTGGCATGAGAAGAGGACGAGAGACCAACGGTGACACTGAAGTGACAGCGGCCTTGGGGACATCAAGGTGATGGTGGCACCAGGAGGGGACACAAAGCCAAGGGTGACATCAGGGTGACAATGGCTTTGGGGACATTGGGGCATTGGTGACACCAGAAGGGGACATTGAGCTGACAGTGGCCTTGGGGACATTGGGTTGCTGGTGGCCTTGGGGACATCGGGTCGCCGGTGGCCTTGGGGACATCGGCCGAGGGTGGCCCCAGGTCCCTGCTGGTGTCCCATTGATGTCCCCACATCCCTCAGGTGACCTGCAAGAGGCCACGGTGGCACCGCCACCCCCACGGTGTCCCCTCATGTCCCCACCCCTGCAGTGAccaatgtccccatgtccccatggtGACCCCATGTTCTCATGGTGTCCCCAACCCCACAGTGACCAATGTCCCCATCTCCATCTGAccaatgtccccatgtccccacgGTGTCCTCATGTTCTCACAGTGACCAATGTCCCCACATTCTCACGGTGACCAATGTCCCCAtgatgtccccatgtccccacaaTGACCCCATTTCCACAGTGACCATTGTCCCCACGTTCTCACAGTGACCGATGTCCCCACAGTGTGCCCatgtccccacagtgtccccatcTCCACAGTGAgcaatgtccccatgtccccacagTGACCAATGTCCCCACATC
This sequence is a window from Prinia subflava isolate CZ2003 ecotype Zambia chromosome 27, Cam_Psub_1.2, whole genome shotgun sequence. Protein-coding genes within it:
- the NOP10 gene encoding H/ACA ribonucleoprotein complex subunit 3, producing MFLQCYTNERGERVYTLRRMSPDGTPTRSAHPARFSPDDKFSRHRVALKRRFGILLTQQSRPVL
- the LOC134562351 gene encoding LOW QUALITY PROTEIN: DNA-directed RNA polymerase II subunit RPB1-like (The sequence of the model RefSeq protein was modified relative to this genomic sequence to represent the inferred CDS: deleted 4 bases in 2 codons); this translates as MSQSIPVSLPVRPSSPQCLTVPFPVCPSSSQYHSQHVPCPLRAPSMSQFIPVSLPVCPSRPQCLPMPFPVCPSSSQCLPVHPSAIPSMPQFIPVSLSACPVPPACSQYVPVHPSITPSTPQFTPVRFPVGPSSSQYHSQYVPVHPSVSQCIPVPFPVCPSSSQYHSQYVPVCPSVSQCHSQYVPVHPSISQYVPVYPSVSQYIPVPFPVCPSPSQYHSQHVLCPLRAPSMSQYPSVSLPVHPSVSQCLPVPFPVCPSSSQYHSQSVPVSPVSPSPSQCHSQSVPVHPGISQSVPVHPSITPSTPQFTPVSPSASQCHSQYVPVHPSITPSLSQSPQSVSAPATPLPWPRPFPP
- the FXYD3 gene encoding FXYD domain-containing ion transport regulator 3, translating into MERERLGALVILGVLTLARGDPPDATSPFQYDWCHLRVGGLVVAAVLSVLGVIVLLSGKCKCRSKASRRPPPELPPLPGPGAASSC